The genomic stretch TATTTTATATTTATCATGGTCTATTAGGAGGAAATGCATTCCCAACCATTCAACTGAAGTTAATTAGTTACCAAAATGAATTAAGAGAAATCTCCGGGGAGTTGGAATGTCAGTAATCAGCTGCTAAGTGTGTGTATTACTGTGTGTTCTCGGAAGCATAAATAAAAGGACAGGTCCTACCTCCGATATTGCTGTATGACAAACTAGTTGCAAGTTTGATAGTTTATGTCGTAATTTTTAGAAACACATAAATCTTGCATTTTGCACTACTGTAGGTTCTTGTGCACCTGCGGGGTAACACCACTGAGAAGGCCCACCTGCAGTATCTTCAGAAGCACTATGATTTGGCCTTCTTCAGTGTTAAAGTAGATCAACCTGTCCGTAGACTCCCTTTCAATGAAGGTGTGAAACATGCTGACCAAGTTTTGGAGCTTGGAAGAGATGAAAGTTCGTTTCTGAGGATAAACCATGGTGTGGTAATATACGAGAGAGAGAACTTGCTTGAAAGATATCACTATATGCATGTTGATGGTACAGACCCACGTGCTAAGGTACAAACTGTATTTTATCTTGGGATTGAATTGTACATTACTATAGTTGGCAATGCTATTTGATGTTTTATTTTGTCAATTGTTATTATTGTGTCTGAATGCTTTCAATGCAATTTTGTAGTATGGCAAGGGAGGGCCACTCATTGACTTTGATGGAAAAATTGTCGGAATGGTCAATGGCAACACCAGAGGGTCTTTTATACCGTCTTCCATTTTAGTCAAGTGCTTGCAGCTATGGAGGAAATTTCAGTATGTTCTTTTTTTCATTTAGTTCTGTTGTAGCGGCAGTAAAATATTTATTGCTTGTTGTTTGAGAGTTGCACTCAGTGTCTGGACTACAGAAAAGACATTTAGCACTGTCATGCTATTGAGCTAGAAAGAAACACCTTTTGATGGTGGCGATCTAGGTTTTTGAGCCGCCAAGTCGAAGTCGAGTCTCCCACCAATTGGCTAGGATACTAGGTTGATTAGTCAGTGACTAATCAGGACTAATCACACCAAGTCGACCCAACTATTCAAGAGGTTTTACAATAGAggatgagaggagaaaggagaggtCGTGGCAGCAGGGAAGGTCCAAGACATAGTTGGTAAAGCAGCTTGAAGGAGAGGAGGTAAGCTAAGCTCCTGGTGACTGTTGGATGAGCTCTAGGCAGAGGAAAGAATCCTAGCTTTCTTTAAGCCATCCAGTGCTTCCATACTTCTCCAAGCAATATATGACGTCCATTCCAACTAGAAGGAGGCAACTGGGACAATGCTCTTCTTCACACTGCAACATTCTTCTCTTCCTTCCCCCATGCTTTCTTCTCTCTCACGTGACACCAGCAGCAAAGTAGATTGATGGCCGGTGGTGTCCTAAACCTGAATGGGAGTGCTAAaatgccgcctccctcctcccctcctctcccctcccaCAAAATTCTGGCATTGGGCCTCACAGACCCTGCGAGTCTCGCGGGCTCCTAGATGGAAATTAGTCGCCAGCTAGCCTTTGAGTTGCCCTCGAAAAAAAAAGCTAGCCTTTGAATAGCGTGACTTGCTTCTCTAGTCAAGTCGCTGCAGCAAGTCACCCTCTCTACATCGACTAGGTGATTAGCCAGCGACTCAAAAACCTTGGTGGTGATCCGTAGCTTCATCAATAGCTATCCAATTCCAGCCTTTTCTTGATGTTCTGGGGTGTGGACTACCATCAGAGAGTCTAAATATTGAGAGATCAGGAGTCCTTTGGGCATAGCACTGTACTAGGATATCTAGGATTGAAGGAGTCTAATCCATTGTATATATATCGTGTTAGAAAAGGTTAAGGGCCTAAGCATCCACCATATAAGGATGTCCTGTATCGATGTTAGAGAAGCAAGAAAAATCAGTCTAATCTCCTGAAGTTATTCTTTCATCTAAACCTATGTTTAGCAGTCCCTTGCTGCCATTCTGGCTGTGTTCAGTATGGCAGTTTTCCTGTTGTGAATCAAGGTTCACAACACTGATTAAAGGCAGGTCGCACAGACTTAGTTCTTTAGTCTGTTACTCTTCGATTGAGTTTTTCCACTTTGACTTCTTTGAAGTGACTATCGAATACCCTTTGCCTGGTGTAAGCTTTATAGATCAAAATGGTCTTATGGTCAGAGAAACAATATTTGCTGATAAAAATATTTGGTCTAGCAGTGGTAAAAAGATAAATTAGGTCTAGTATTGTCATTTTTATGATACATTATATATAATTTTGGTGGAGCTCATGTTTACTCGTTTGTAATGTATACTGGATGATTTTTTTTGTATAGGTGCATCCCTCGTCCTCACCTTGGAATGAAATTTTGGTCAATCAAGTTTGTAGACATTGCTCTTGCTGAGAATATATTGtacatgtgcaatattgatgatggCCTTATTGTTGAAGAGGTATTTATATGTTTATGTTATTTGTTTGTAGACTCCGGTTAGCTTTATTGTGAGTGTTTATACATTATGCATATTGAGTGATTATTCCGAGCCTTAGGTGTCACAAGGCTCGCATGCAGAAAAACTTGGGATACGAGATGGTGATGTTATCAGGTGTGTTAACGGACAACACATCTCTACTACAGTTGAGGTAGATGTACACTATGGATTTATTaggtttgaagtatatgataataatACATAATACATTCTAGTCTGTATGTTATTGGCTTACATAATTTATTGTCTCTGTTGTCAGTTAGAGAATATGTTGCTGGGCAAATGCGAGGATGAGAGTGGTAACCTTATTTCTGAACTGGATGTCGAGGTAGTTAATTTTATGTTTTGCTTTATTCATATAGTTCATGCCTTTATAAGAGAATTACGATTAGCAAAATGTTGGCACTAAGAAATATATGATGTTACCTTTCTAGCTTTCGATATTTCACGTACGCAAGTCTCTATGGAGAAACAGGACATTACATGTAAATGTGTCGGATGATGGTGAGGTTGTTGACAAAGGAGGTATGCATCGTTTATCAACGTACTACATTACTTCATTTTGTAAATGAACTTTCACTCATTTGCCATTACTTTTTGTTACACATTTGCCTTTAGCTTCTCTCACCATTCTTTGCTTTCACCACTGTGCACCGTTGGTCAGCCCTAGTTAGACCCAGTTAGACCCAGCCAGGCACTACGTGCTAACAGAACAGCAAGAAACATTGAGCATTTTGGGCTATTGATTGATGATGTGAGAATTTACCAAGTAGTATTTTCCAGCACAGATGCAAACTTGAAGCTCTTGCATGTCAGGTTGTATTACTCTCGCAGAAATACCCCAAAATGTAATTTATCTCATAAATAGTGCTCCCTCCTTTCCAAAGAGTAAggctttatttttttgaaaaatcacgGTAAGTAaactttgaccaaacttttagaaatcTATTAACAACTATAATAtgatttacccgcaaaaaaactaTAATACTGTTATAGATATCATAGGAAAATACATTTCATGATGCATCTAACGGTATTGATTTTGTATTGTACATGTTaataatttattttaaaaacttggtcaaactttacatagtttgacttttcagaagaaaaaaagccttattcattggaatggagaTAGTAAGATTTTAGACCTCGCAGAAATGGCAGAAATTTATCTCTTGTATTACTCTATAAAAAAGTATGTCCCTAGTATAGCTATGACACAATTATCTAAGAAATAGCAGCTATcaaataaagaaaacactaaAGATTCTAGAAAATAACAAGCAGTAGGCTACATCACTAGCATTAAATGAGGTCAGGTCTCACAAGTTTCTACTTCCAAAAGCATAAAGACTGCATACTTGTCATACAATTTTTCAAAAGTGCTAGGACTGCATAATTACCTATTTCGAAAGCAGCAGGACTGCATACTTGCCATTACAAGTCTGAAACCGCAATTTACCAATATTGAGGAAATCGTTATCGGTTTCTTCTCGGTCGGCTGGCGATTAGCGGTTAACGGGTGAATCGTCCGATTAATCGGTTGATAAATCAATTAATCAGCTAATCAGTGACTCACTGAGTCTGAATCGGCTGTTTTTTTAATAGTGCAATTTACATGGCAGTAGTCTCTGCTGCAGCTGCTGTTGCAATCTGACCATAGGGTGATGTAAGTGGTCTTGTTACTTGACAAATTACGGATCTTTTCCTTTGACTTTTTGTCACTACTTTCTTACCACTCTTCCAGGAGCTGCATCAGTTCTACAAATCAAAATAAATGCACTATTCTCCTATTGATCAAGAGCTACAGAATTTCATTAGGTTTACAGAAGAACAACGATTTTACGAAATCTAAAGAAATACCTTTAAAGGATACGATGAGTACATATAGTGTTTGTACCAATAGAGGGAGCATTCTGTCCATCTTTTGAAAATTCTTGGTCAACTGCCTCTTTGCATTTTCTCTATATATGGTCAAGCTGTCCACATTATCGCACTTCCTCATCCCAGGACCAAGCCCCAACAGCTGCTTTGGGCATCTGCACGGAGTAGAAGCCATCTACATATACTTCAATTTCTCTTCGCATTGCCAACTGGATGCCTCCATTCAGTCCCATCTTTCTCTGTTGCATATACATCTGCCTCTGAACTTTTTCTTCTGATCAATCTTATCTTTAGACCTCTTGTCTTTTGATTAAGGTCCTTCATAATAGCAGATGGGAAAATTTATGTCCTTCAAATTTCTTGGTTGCAAACTTGCAATCCTTTACCTGAGGTCAATTTTCTACATTAATTGTTGCATAATTGCATGTTTGCATCCAACAAATCAACAATGGGTAGGGCTTTTAGTTTCTTTGTCTTGCCGTTGAAGGAATCTGCTAGATTGTTATTTGACACACTCGACTTAGCAGACCTCATGGAACTTGTTTGTAGACCATAATTTTGGTTAGTGCTCATCCATTTATTTCTATATTTTAGGTTTTGCACAGATTTTCTTCATGTAGGCAGCATGTTTTTTTGGGATGTAGGCTTTTGCAGCAGAACATAGATTGTCATACAATATAAAGGCCCTCtgaatttcttccgaaaattggcAGCCAGGTGTGCCTCATGCACTCCACTCCCCCAGAGACGCTATTCTCTGTAGTCTCCAGCCCCTTTGCATGCATCACTGTGAATGACCAGACCAGCTCGATGACCAATATGTTGTTTTAGTCTCTATGAACAAGTCCATGTCTCAGTGGATTCTGCACCCATAACACCGTAGGCTACTAGGGACAAACCAGTTGTGCTACCAAATACCATGAGCACCTGTCAGTTGTCCTCTAAACTTGCCTCTTAGAGCATTTCAGTTACAGCCGAGCATGACCTGTACCCCTCTAAGATAGAATCCCATCCAGTATGGGCTTCAGTGACACAAACTCTCCATTGGAGcactttatatatatatatttcttcataaGCAATAACAACAAACACTCCCTTTGGTGGCACCTTCTCTTGCTCTGTCCTAAATGTGTAGCGAATGGAAACCATCTTTCCTGCGCCCCTATTAGTGTATCCTCCTTGCCATAAAATAGGCACCGGTATGGAACTTTGATATGTcacttgttttgaattttcttctccaAAGTTGCCGAGGGAAAAATCTTTTCTTAAGCAGTCCAATGTTGCGTCAGCAATCCACTTTCTTGTAGCTGGCTTCAGCCTCTCACTTCTTTGAGCACTAGAGCAGATATGATGGTGGGGGTTCCCCTTAACCTGCAAATGACGAGACAAAGAAACTATTAGCACACTAGCTAAATACTCATGCTTTGCTACATAAGTGAAATGCTTGTGCATTGCCATTGAATATTTTTATTGCCCGAGGTGCTTGAATGCTTGTGTCATTGTAATCCCTAACTTCatgcaaataaaaaaaatctcaaaGTGTACACAATAAATTTGTGCTTGAGATGGTGGTTCCTTGTTAAGGTTCTTTCTTTTGTGGTTGCAAATGCATTTCCGAGTTCAAACGCTGTTGCATGGTGAGAGGAACTAAATGGCAAATTCTTAGAACTGAGGAAAAGCAATCGCATGGTGCAAGCTAGACCGAGAGGCGAATGGCAAATATGTATTGTTCCCTTTGGTAGTTCGTTGTATTGCAGAACATGTTCCTTAACTGAGACGCCTTTCTTTGTGCAGTTCGTTGTCCTTTTGGAAAAGGGACCTCAGTTTCCTTGGTGTCACCAGGTGAGCCCAGTGAAACAACTGATCAGTACTGCGCCACTTGACCGAGGGAGACACCATGGTCGATACCGAATCTCCTGGTCACAGCTAATGGTGGCTTTAAGGAGTTGAGGGCAGACATGGCTTTGGTGAATGGAAAGTGTGAAACCTCCAAGTTTCTGCTAAATTCCTAATCCCTTGTGCTTGAATATGAACTGTCACATTTCTGTATGTTGGTTGAGTTCTAACACTTGATGTATGTCTTGTTTGATGGACTGATAGAAGTAGGGGAGACAcggcaatgttttttttttttttgtatacacGTCATTGCCCCCTTTCTCTTTGCTTTATATTTTCTTGGGGCATCAAAGGAAAAATCAGAAAAGAGCTAACAGCGTTGGTAGGCAATTAGTCAAATTGGGCCTCTTTTCAGGTGAGATGACACGACATCTCCTTCACATAACGAGTAGAGCAGTTCGGACGGACCTCCACCATCGCCGGTGAACTAGACTGGCAACTAGGGCAAAAACGGCGACATTATACTAGACTGCCCAACGAGAAGCAGGGTGGGCGGATGGTGTTGGTGACCAACCCGTGCCACTGCCTGAGCGTGGTGACCAGCACGAGTAGCGTCGCCACCAGGAGCATGCTCGCACAGCTGCCCCTCAAGCTCCAAGATTCGCCGCCAGGTCATCAGCGGGAGGCACATTTTAGGCCATTGATAGAAGCAGGAAGCAATCTGGAGCATCCGATCAGGCTGGAGGCCTGAGTTATCGAGGCTGCTTCGTCCCTGGCAGACACTAATTCATATCCAATATTGGGCCCGCGTTTCAGAAAAATAGGCAAGATTGAGTAACCACTATGGCACTGCCAATTGATATTTTCTCATCTACTTATTTTATCTTACAAAAATTCTAGTGGGACGAAGGAGTGATCACTTGCCTCAGCTTCGAAGAGTATTACAGTACAAAATTAAGCCTCAAACCGGGCGACAGATCCGTATATTACACTCACTCGAATAACTAGTAGCATTGCTAAACGAGACAAGTTTCTTTCCAGATGAGAGACAGGTTAAAGGAGTACGATATATCCCCAACGTGCAGCCGTGCAGGTTCACCAGAGCTCACATATGACAGTTCTCATATTCATGCAGCATGAATTAGTCATTTAGCAGAAACTTGGACGGTTTCACACTCGTCCTTCACCCTAAAACCACCATTAGCAGTAAGCAGGTGACTCGGTATCAACCATGGTGTCTCTCTCGGCCTGCTTGGTCAACTGGCTCACTTGGTGACACGGAGGAAACTGAGGTCCCTTTTCCAAAAGAGTAACAAACTgcacaaagaaagaaatctgagTTAAGCAACATGTTTTGCAACACAACAAACGGCTATGAAAAGGAAGCATTACATATTTGCCATTGGTCTCTCGCTCTAACTTGGACCATGCCATTGCTTTTTCTCAGTTTACACATTTGCAATTGATTCCTCTCATCATGCAACAGTCTTTGGATTTGGAAATGCATTTGCAACAGAAAAAGAATCTCAATATGGAACCCACATCTCAATCACGAGTTTATTGTGGAAACAAAAATAGTGGATGGAAAGTTAAAAACAATACTTATGTAGCAAAGCTCGAGCATTTAGCTAGTGTGTTAATAATTTCTTTGTCTCGTTATTCCAGGCCATTGGGAATTCCAAcaatcatactccctccattctaaaaAGGATGTTGCAGATTTGTCTAAAATTGGGtacaaatacatccaaatttagacaaatctgcgacattctttttgggatggagggagtatttgctCTAGTTCTAAAAAAAAGTGAGAGATAAAGCCAGCTACAAGAAAGTGAGTTGCTGATGCAATATTGGACTGGTTAAGAAAATATTTTTCCTTTGGCACTGTAACTTTGCAGAAGAAACTTAAAGAGAAGTAACATATCAAAGTTCACACCAGAGACTATATTTTGGCAAGGAGACACACTAACAAGAGCACAGGAAAGATGGTTTCCATTCGCCACACACATTTAGGTCAGAGCAAGAAGAGGTGTCACCAAGGGAATATTTACTGTTATTGATTATGAAGAAATCAAAGAGAAGGGTGCTTCAACAGAGAATGTCGTCACTGAAGCAGTATTGGAAGGGTTTCTATCTTAGAGGGGTGCAGGGGTCATGCTTGGCTGTAACTGAACTGCTCTAATAGGCAAGCAGGAAAACTGGCAGCTGCTTGTGGCATTGAGTGCCCCGGTAGCGTATGGTGTTATGGATGCCTACATGGCTACATGGAGAAAATATGTGCAAACTAAAGTAAGGAAATAAATGGATGAGGACCACCCAAAATTACGGTCTAGAAAGTAGAAACAAGTTCAATGAAGTCTGTTGATTGTGTCAAATAACAATCTAGCAGAGTCCTTGAACAGCAAGAGCAAGAAACTAAAAGCCCTGCCCATTGTTGATTTGTTGGATGCTAGGCAACAATTAACGTAGAAAATGGACCTTAGGCAACGGACAGCAACCAAGAAATTTGAAGGTCATAAACTTTTCCCACCTGTTATTATGATGGGCGTTAATCAAAGGACTAGAGGTCTTAAGATAAAACTGGTTATAAGCAGAAGTTCAGAGGCATAAGTGTATGGAACAGAGAAAGATGGGATTTAACGGAGGCGTCTAGTTGAAAATAAGAAGAGAACATGTAGCTGTAGGCTGACAAGGCCTTCCTTCTGTCAATGCTCTTTTCATTATCAGTTCACTTAAGAACCTGCAAACGAAATTTAAGTACATGTAGATGACATCTACTCTGTGCAGAAGTCCAAAGCGGATTTTGGGGATTGGTCCTAGGAAGAGGAAGTACGAATATTGTGGACAGTTTGGCCATATAAAGAGCAATTGCAAAGAACCAGTTGACCAAGAATTTTCAGAAGATGAACAGACTGCTCCCTCTTTTGGTGCAAGCACTGCTAGGTACTCTCCGTATCCTTTACACATATTTctttagattttgaaaaaaaattgttGTTATGTAAACCAAATGCATTTCTGTAgctttagtaaaattagttaatgTTCTATAAAACCAATGCATCACTTTAGCTACAGGAGACTAATGAATTTATGTTGATTTGTAAAATTGATGCAGCTCCAGGAAGAGTGGTATGAAAGTAGTGACAAGAGGTCAAAGGAAAATATCGATAATTTGTCAAGTAACAAGACCGCTTACATCAAACTAACCACAAACATCACCACAGTTTTGCTGAGTTTGAAATTGGCAAGTATGCAGTCCTGCTGCTTTTGAATTGGCAATTATGCTGTCCTGGAACTTCTGAAAACTTCTATGACAAGTATGTAGTCTTGATGCTTTTCAAAGTAGAGGCTTGTGAGATCTTACCTAATGCTTGTTTATTTTCTAGAACTTTTGGTGCTTTCTCTGTTTGATAGCTGCCATTTCTTAGATAATTTTTTGTCACATACgtactttttttttgagatcttCACAGACGTACTTGGGACCTACTTTTTTAAAGTACTATAACACATAAATTCCTGCCATTTCTGTGAGGCCTAAAATATTACTATTTACAAGATAATTGCATTCTTTGGGGCTATTTCTGCAAAAATAATACAACCTGACATGCAAGAGCTTTAAGTTTGCATCTCTACTGCAAAATACTACTTAGCAAATTCTCACATCATCAATAACCCAAATGGCACCCCATAAAAAAACTCCAAAAATGCTCAATGTTTCCCGCGGCCCTCCTATTGCATAGTGCATGGATGGGTCTAACTAGCGCTGACCAACTACGCAGTGGCAAAAGCAAGGGATGGTGACTAATGACATATGTGTAACAAAAAGTAATGGCATAGTGGACAATGTGGGATAATTCATttacaaaatgaagtaattgagaTGCTCAAATATAATAGGTTGATAGAGGATGCATACCTCCTGGGTCAACAACTTCACCATCATCAGACACATTTACAGTCAATGTTCTGTTTCTCCAGAGAAACTTGCGTATATGGAATACCTCAAGCTAAAAAAGGAAACATCATATGTTTCTTAGTACCAACATTTTACTAAACCTAATTTTCTTATAGAGGGAACTATATGAATAAAGCAAAACATAAAATTAACTTACCTCGACATCCACTTCAGAATTAAGATTGTCACTTTCATCCTCGCATTTGCTCAGCAACATATTCTCTAACTGACAACAGCGACACTAATTATGTAAGCCAATAGAATACAGACTAGAATGTAACATTAGTCTTATTTTCATATTACTTCAACCTAACAAATCTATAATACATCTACCTCAACAGTGGTAGAGATGTGTTCTCCATTAAAACATTTAATGACATCACCAGCTCGTATCCCAAGTTTCTCAGCAGGAGATCCTTCTGACACCTAAGACGCGCAATAGCCACTCAATATGCATGATAGATAAGTACTCACAAGAAAGCTAATGGGAGTCTGAAAATAAACAACATAAACAGATATACACCTCTTTAACGATAAGGccatcatcaatattgcacatgcgcaatatattctcagaaagaGCAAGGTCTATAAACTTGATTGACCAAAACTTCATTCCAAGGTGAGGCCGAGGGATGCGCCTATATAGAAAAATCATACGATATACATTAAAAATGAGCAAACATGAGCTGTAACCCCTTCAAAATGGACCGTTTCAGTTCAACCAAAATAATATCCGTATCATGATAATGCAAATACAATATATATTTTGATTCGCAAACATTGTTTTCTCTGACCATTAGATCATGTTGATCTATATGTCTACAGCAGGTAAAGGATATTCGCTAACAACTTCAAAGAAATCTAAATGGAACAGCTCAATCAAGGAGTAATAGACGAAAGAACTAAGTTTGTGCAACAGAACTAATAGAAGAGGAAAAATAGTAAGTACTGATATTTTAGTAGCACTACAACATAACTAAAGGAAGAAAACGTACTGAAATTTCTTCCATAGATGCAGGCACTTGACTAAAATGGAAGATGGTATAAACGACCCTCTTGTGTTGCCATTAACCATTCCCACAATTTTTCCATCAAAGTCAATCAGCGGCCCACCATTGCCATACTATAAAATTgtatttaaaatattcaaatccAATAACAATTGAAAAAAATAATGAaacaaaattgcaatgttgagcaGGATAATGTACAATTCGATCTCAAGATAACAGTTTGTACCTCAGGTTGTGGATCTGCACCCTGAACAAACATATAATGATATCGTTCAAATAAGTTTGGGTTCAAGTATTTCACCACACCATAGCTTATCCTTAAAAACGAACTTTCATCTCTGCCAAGCTCAAAAACTTTGTTCGCCCGTTTCACACCATCATTGAAAGAGGGTATATAAACAGGCTGATCTACTTTAACACTGAAGAAGGCTAAATCGTAGTGCTTCTGCAGATATTGCAGGTGGGCCTTTTCAGTGATGTCACCCTCCAGGTGAACAAGTACCTACAACATGTGAAAATCAAAGATTTATTTGTTTCTAAACTTACAAACATAAACTATCAATTTGCAAATAAATTTATCATACACCGATGTGGTAGGTATTTGGGTAGAAACCAGCTAGAATTAAAGTGAGATTAGCTACAAGCAAAGCAGATAGATAGATAGAAAATAGGACAGGCAAGTCGGTACAATCTGAGTACCAAACATGCAAGATGGCCATTACCGCTAACACCAGAATAGTGCATTTAATAGACAACAACGATTGTACATAAGATATGATACAACAAACTGGACAATGCATGGTAATGATAGCAAACTACACGGCACCCATACATACACTAGAGTATTCAAACCCATATGCACTAGAATATCTAACAAAGTCTCTTATAAACCCTAAACTATGGTAGCTAGGTCCGATTTGATCCCTGAGCTATGAAAACCGTATATATTAAACCCAAAACTTTTTTTTAAACAGTTAAACTTCAACCCTAGCCCAGTTTTAGATAGTAGTTTCAAATTCCGATGTTTAAAAGAAATTCATAGACGGGTATGCTAAGAATTACTCAATTATTCTGACTATTCCATTCCATTAGTTAAT from Lolium rigidum isolate FL_2022 chromosome 4, APGP_CSIRO_Lrig_0.1, whole genome shotgun sequence encodes the following:
- the LOC124647170 gene encoding uncharacterized protein LOC124647170, with the protein product MYLDDSVWDTIKEAQGVINAKLARRTQWATLNTRMIRSTKCVLDDPKLVLDRELARKAVLFAAPSFVGLTSCVGGKTLARCCGFWVHWDEESKIGTVLTTSRLICTKSPSRSAWLGQEEYDIDAEVLVHLRGNTTEKAHLQYLQKHYDLAFFSVKVDQPVRRLPFNEGVKHADQVLELGRDESSFLRINHGVVIYERENLLERYHYMHVDGTDPRAKYGKGGPLIDFDGKIVGMVNGNTRGSFIPSSILVKCLQLWRKFQCIPRPHLGMKFWSIKFVDIALAENILYMCNIDDGLIVEEVSQGSHAEKLGIRDGDVIRCVNGQHISTTVELENMLLGKCEDESGNLISELDVELSIFHVRKSLWRNRTLHVNVSDDGEVVDKGVRCPFGKGTSVSLVSPGEPSETTDQLPNEKQGGRMVLVTNPCHCLSVVTSTSSVATRSMLAQLPLKLQDSPPGHQREAHFRPLIEAGSNLEHPIRLEA
- the LOC124647171 gene encoding uncharacterized protein LOC124647171, producing the protein MPLAATQEGEAPVSRAPARRRGRSSTTAVAAARRRGRSSTTASSADAMPATTAGSMALVRTRRQSSGSQSAQRKKRKRRAGSNQRSSKRKRTSEEEEEEEEEEVSSAGSSPIRVPHIPDEVYRKFDDPDTWKTIQKARTDYDAKLARRMTYPTLNVHMIRASMCVLDDPKLVPDHESARKAVLHAAQSVVGISSSVGGKPLARGCGFWIDWDRKNKMGTFLTTSRLICTESPSFNCWLGQEEYDLDAEVLVHLEGDITEKAHLQYLQKHYDLAFFSVKVDQPVYIPSFNDGVKRANKVFELGRDESSFLRISYGVVKYLNPNLFERYHYMFVQGADPQPEYGNGGPLIDFDGKIVGMVNGNTRGSFIPSSILVKCLHLWKKFQRIPRPHLGMKFWSIKFIDLALSENILRMCNIDDGLIVKEVSEGSPAEKLGIRAGDVIKCFNGEHISTTVELENMLLSKCEDESDNLNSEVDVELEVFHIRKFLWRNRTLTVNVSDDGEVVDPGVCYSFGKGTSVSSVSPSEPVDQAGRERHHG